The region GACGTGCTGCAGTGGGACGATTGGTCAACAGAGGACACTTGATACACACAAGGGATTGGACACAGCCCTTCGTTCTTTACTACATCATTTCGGCCTGCACCTGTTCTGCGTTCTTCAACGTTACGGTGAAGTACACGGCCACGCATGCTAATCTCACGCCTCTTGGCTACCCAAGACGCTCGGCATTACGCCCCCTGCAAGGCAAAAGCAAACCAGATGGAGGAGTGCTGTTCCGAGCCGAAACACCCCTTCCATAGGATGACCTTTCACCCCAGTTCAGTACGACGTCCTGTACAAATCCCTTTATTACCTGCTCTCCAGAGGGTATCTTTACTGGCCGTCTGTTTTCTGTCAGCAGGAGACGGGGATTTGACATGGACGCAACCTTTacgttttctttttcttttttggcagaTTGGTTGAGAAGACGTGTCTAAGGACTGATGCTGGGATGAAAGGCACAATCCTCACGATCTGTGCGAGACTAATGTGACGTATATTTCGGTCCGTGGTGGAAGAGGAAGCCTCCAGACCAACAGACTCAAGAACACTAGTTGGGTTCTCATGCAGAAAAAAACCCTGGTGTCAGCCGGAACCAAGGGAAAGCCCTGTGACTCCCGGCTCACCTCCTCCACTTGATCATCAGAAGCTGTCGGCATAAGTAATTGGTTACTAATTACCAGACGGGTCTCCACTGGTTAGTTGATTGGTTGGGTGAATAACAGGATTATAAGAGTTGTGGAAAAAGGGCCGGTGAAGAGGATGAGCCAATTAAACGGAGGTAGAAATGGAGGAATGCTAATTCAAGAGGGCATTTGGGCCTTCTTCAAATTTCTTTTAGGTTTCAAATTCACAAAGGGAAACCATCTCTCTGGCAGGAAGAGAGAGTTTCCTTACACGATTCTGTTTCCTGTATGCTGTTAAATCCAAAAGTCTGTTTAATCCCCCTGCAATTCGAATCCGCTGATGCCAGCCAGAGAATACAAAAACCAACATGGTAAATGTTGAAAATCTCCACCTAGTTGTTTGTCAGAACTCATCCAGCTTTTACAGAACTTACTGTAGCTCACGAGGGAGCACATTATTCTACAGTGTGTCCAGAGACATCACATGAAACCGACTCAGTCGCATAACTGGCTTTTGTTTattcatcctgctgctgttgttgctgctgttgttgttgctgttgttgttgctgctgttgttgttgttgctgctgttgttgttgttgctgctgtgttcaGCAAGTTGGGGCAAAGGAGTGTGGATCTGGCGACAGTCAATCGTCTGagttagaaaataaaaaaaatacaaagttggacagctggtctctgatgaAAATGACCCTCTGAATACAGACAACAACATCAACACTGATCATCAAATACGACAGCCAACAACAAGTAATCAGTACATGACATTAGTTTTCCATGTTACTAAGTTAAGTTTATCTTCGATTTACTAAGTGTTTCTCcaaagaagctttttttttttgtttgtttcacccCCATTGGGCGGAGACAGATGTGGCTCCAAGGCGACAGGGAGAGAAAGTCGATCGTTTGTCCTGGTGTTTGATGCCGCATTTTTCCAGAAATTAGAGGTGAAGGAAAATCAAACACAAGCCTGCAGCCCAGTCAGATGCCACTGCAGAAGATTTGAATCAATTTGTGTCCTTTCTAGCTGACTTTGATATAAAGGCATTAACGagaacctttgacctttgacctaggTTCTTCTGTTCTTTTGAAAAGTTGGGCAACTTGTCATCCCGGGGCGACACAGTACAGCCACTTGCATATGGACAGGGGCAACATGTTTACAGTACGCACGTAGACAGAGGCGCACGTTTGGGGTCAGACGGAGGTGCAGTGGTAGTTATTAGTTCGTTATTCGCGCTGGAGCCGTCTGCTTTGATCACCGTGACCTTGGAGGACTGCTGGGAGCTGCGCAGCACCTTCTTGTGGCAGAGACGCTCGCGGTAATTCTGGGCGAAAATGAGCAGCATGAGCGGGTTGATGCAGCTGTGCGAGTAGCTCAGACAGATGCTGATGTTGTAGGCGTAGACGAAGGAGACGGTCGGATTGTGGTTGCTTATGTTCAGCACCTGAATGACGTGGTAGGGCGACCAGCAGATGAGGAACAGACCGATGACCATCAGGACCATCTTGGTGGCCCTCCTCGCCCAGACCGACTGCTTGCGCTTGACGCGGCGGATGGAGCTGAAGACGTGGTACAGGGTGAGCGAGTAAaaggtgctgatgatgatgagaggtATGATGAAGCCCAGGATGGACTGGTACAGGGTGTACCAGTACATGTCCTCGGGCCCGTCCAGGTTCATCATGCACACCTCAGTATTCTGCCTTTGCTCCACCTTGGCGTACAGCATGACGGGGACCGTGAGGAGGAAGCTGCCCAGCCACACCAgcatgttgatgatgatggtccaCTGGATGGTTCTCCTCTCCGAGGTCGGGTGCACGATAGCTATGTACCTAAGACACAGAAGTTACTTTAGCTTTGGGAcgtcatttcctgtcacatAGGGCCAAAAGTTAGTCAGAGAAGACCTTGTGACATGATAGCACATCTGTCATTCAGATTTCACATTTCTCTCTTGGGTTCGGGAAGCGGCTCGTGTAGACCCACCAGACTGGATCTCTGTCTTCATGCATTGgtgacaaacaaaaaaaggcgTTCATCTGATGCCCATTTAAATGCTGAAAAGACCACGATTATTTGGTATTTCCAGGGTTTTGCCACTCGGCTTAAACAAGCcttttgatttttctctttccGCACTCTCAGTGGTTGTTTAAATACATATTTGTTAGTGGAAAAACTGGATTAATGTGCGATCAGTCACCCACACTGCAGCTGTGCTCATTAACGTCAGTATCAattctcaaaaatgtaaaaatagatCTCTTTTCTAAATGAAAAGCACCAATGTCcaaaacacatcaacacactAACATGCCATTTTAATTGGATTTAAAATGGCATTTGAATGTGTGGTTTCATAACCTTTTTAGGCTTTTGGATGTCCTTCTTTTCAGAAAAATAATTGAATCATTCTGCCTCCAGACAAACAAAGCAGGATTTTCAGATTCCAAAGTGTTCATTTAGTcctgcttttgcttttcttccaacacttttggtgtgtttttacgTTGGCTCTTTTCTATGTGTGGCCCCTCAACATGAGATCATTCTCTTCCTAcattattaacatttaaaatctAAGGATTTCCTTTCTGTCCGTGTGATGAGCTGGAGACATCTTTGACATTCTCTGTCTTGACACTGGAACTTGGACAGACGACATTATAACGTTATCGTTCAAATTGCGCAATAGTCATTTTACTTcaggaaaaatatatttttgtaattttattACACATCAGAATTCATTCAGTCATTTGTGTGGAACAAAGAACACTGTGTCCTACTCATtatatcacaaaaaaaaaaaaaaaaaagcagctggacATCAGGACGCACATGTTTTTAAGTGAGAAGggggttttgttttatttttaaaatattgttatGAGCCACCCGGACtggttttaataaaaataagatGAGGAGATGTCTGCTCCGCTTGAGAGCGAATGCCACCAAATGGACTTGGATAACTGTGAGCTTGAAATGTTCACAGCATAAATGAGTAAGAACAAATACGTATAGGTGTTCCCAACTGACTCACTTGGATAAATAAAGGTTTCCATTTATTCCAATGACATGGTGTCTTTATAGCAGgtcacccagcagcagcagcgcaccATAAATAATCTGCACTCATCAAAACGATGCCAACAGGTGGAAATGACTTTTCAGTTGAAAAATGCAAGCGGAATTCTGTGACGTTTATGGAATATTTAGGATTATTTTGATTCCTACTATTTGCACCTTATTgcaatttttttcattttaatagccaatatatatgtgtatatataataCATATAAATATGCTTACCGGTCAATGCACAGCACGGTGACGATCCCCACTGTGGTGAACTGGTTGCTGAcgtccaccaccaccaccgctttGCACATAAAGTTTCCAAAGACCCACTGCCTGTCTCTGACCAGCTGGTGGATGTTGAAGGGCATCACCAGCAAGAACAGCATGTCGGCTATCGCCAGATTCAACACGTAGATGTCCGAGACCATTTTCTTCTTGCATACCGTCACCGCGTAGATGACCAGCCCGTTGGCGATGACCCCCACCGAGCACAGGATGCCGTAAATGGTCGGGAAAATGTGCATGAACGTGGTGATGTCCACGAAGCTGTAGGATGGTGGTGTGGAGCTCAAACATGACGTGCCGGTGAAGTTGTCGGTCTGGTTGTTTGGGCAGAACGTGACGGTGTCGTTCATCTTCGGCTGCCGGTGATGATCGCCACAGCGCGCACGGCGCTCCGCAGCCGATCCAGGGTCCAAACTTGGGCTGCAAAGCGGAACACTCTCCAAGTATTCAGGGAAGCGCTGAATCTAATCAAGTGTGACTTGGAACAGTCCTCTCTGGTACATCTTTATCTCTGGAAGCAAACAGTCTGCCCAACTGCTGTGCTCATACGCTCTACTAAACAACATTGTGCGCCTCAGGGGACGTTAGTTCCCTCCCTTGCGTGATCATCCATCGGGATGATCAGAAGACCCTTGAACATGCGACACTAAATCCATCTGACAGCACTTTCCCCTGCTTTAGAGCTTGATTCTCCATGCAATATATttgtggtgcgttcaagtgcaGGTTACGGCGTATTTAATTCTCTTTTAAAACACATTACGTACACAACCACAGTAGAAGCAGTCCTTATAATGATCTCGTCGAAGTTTAAAAGTCCTTTTGGGGCCTCTGgatgagcaaaaaaaacaaaaacaagtttaAACTCAAAATCTCATGAACACCCCCCATGAATATTTTATTGTGTCCCGTCTTTTAGGCctacaataaaacacatttctaacaGCAGGCTGAGCCCCTATGCCGGTTTTCCTCCTATACTGAGACGCAAGAGCCGATTAAATTGATCACTGTGATTTGCCTTTAACTGTTGCCACAAAAGTGCTTGATCGGGTTGTTCCTGAATACAAGCCGTCCTTCTGAGAGCTCTGCTGCGGGCTCTGTCCATATTCATGCCTCATTCCTTGTTTTCACTGTTGCACCAACTATAAATTGAAATACAGAATCTCTGATCTGTAGACAAACAATTTTGCCCTTTTCACCCACTCATATGCTGGGGGAGACTCTTGTTTCAATGACATTCAGATCCACGTTCGTTGAACAATGGGGGGTAGTGCCAAACAGCAGGGAAGTGGTGTGTGGGGACTGACGATCAGTCCCTCCCGCTCCGAGAGCCATTCCATCTTAACAATGGGGTCAAAGCATCATCTGTTACTGTAAATAAGATGTGTTGGTGCCTGCTCATGCAGCAATATGACCAGCACAGTGGCTTGTCGCTACTAATCGCTGATAAGATATCAACCCAAACCGTCATCCAGTGGCGTCACATGACAGATGCAACAAAAGAGGCCGAGAACAACACAGTCATGAGCCCAGGCTCAGCAGGAACAGCACAGGAACAACGTGTGTCAGTGAAAAGCTGTCAATAGCTTCTTCCTCCACTGTACCCATGTGACATCTGTGTACACCACTCACTTATATTAACATCAATTCAGCCGCTTTGAAGCTTCAGTTTacaacagatttgtttttttgttacaaAGTCTTGCAGAGGGGAAACCCGTGACTCGCCACTCAATGTCTGCAAGGGCTTGATTGCATTGGTCGAGTCTTGCCTGACCTGCTCACCGTTTCACTAATAATGTGTTCATGAATTTAGACACGGTGAAAACTGTTTGGAACGAGTGCTGCATGCAGAACAGGCAGGAAGGTGCAACTGACACTATGCTCGAAGGCCAGCGCTCAGTCATTTATgaaaatccatccattttctgttaacctGCATTTATTCCTAATCAAGGTTGCAGGTCAGCAGTCCATCGAAGGAGACACGCCATTGGCCCACTCACCCGCTGGCGTCTAGGAGCAATTAAGAGTCCCTGATCTACCCAGCAAACATGCAAACTTCTCAAAGCAAAGCCCAGAAGTGGATTTGCCACATTGT is a window of Takifugu rubripes chromosome 14, fTakRub1.2, whole genome shotgun sequence DNA encoding:
- the mchr2b gene encoding melanin concentrating hormone receptor 2b isoform X1, with product MNDTVTFCPNNQTDNFTGTSCLSSTPPSYSFVDITTFMHIFPTIYGILCSVGVIANGLVIYAVTVCKKKMVSDIYVLNLAIADMLFLLVMPFNIHQLVRDRQWVFGNFMCKAVVVVDVSNQFTTVGIVTVLCIDRYIAIVHPTSERRTIQWTIIINMLVWLGSFLLTVPVMLYAKVEQRQNTEVCMMNLDGPEDMYWYTLYQSILGFIIPLIIISTFYSLTLYHVFSSIRRVKRKQSVWARRATKMVLMVIGLFLICWSPYHVIQVLNISNHNPTVSFVYAYNISICLSYSHSCINPLMLLIFAQNYRERLCHKKVLRSSQQSSKVTVIKADGSSANNELITTTAPPSDPKRAPLSTCVL
- the mchr2b gene encoding melanin concentrating hormone receptor 2b isoform X2; the encoded protein is MNDTVTFCPNNQTDNFTGTSCLSSTPPSYSFVDITTFMHIFPTIYGILCSVGVIANGLVIYAVTVCKKKMVSDIYVLNLAIADMLFLLVMPFNIHQLVRDRQWVFGNFMCKAVVVVDVSNQFTTVGIVTVLCIDRYIAIVHPTSERRTIQWTIIINMLVWLGSFLLTVPVMLYAKVEQRQNTELHPPRQAQAVGLGEEGHQDGPDGHRSVPHLLVALPRHSGAEHKQPQSDRLLRLRLQHQHLSELLAQLHQPAHAAHFRPELPRASLPQEGAAQLPAVLQGHGDQSRRLQRE